The DNA region CTTTGGTTTCTTTTTCTCGGGCCCGATTCACCGCATCTTCAATCGACTCACCCATGACAAACTGGCGACCCATCACCTTCATCGCAATGTTCATAGCGCGACGAATCACAGGTTCGCCTAAGCGGCCAATGGTTTTCTTGAGTAAGCCAAATTGTTCTTTTTTACGTTTGTCAGCGTAGTTGACCATGTTGCCAGTAAATAACAGTCCCCAACTGGAAGCGTTGACGAATATGGAGTCACTGTTTCCCAAGTGTGGCGTCCACTGGCCTTTCGATAATTTGTCTCGAATCAGTTCATCTTGGGTCGACTTATCAGGTACTCGCAATAAGGCTTCTGCCAGACACATCAACACAACGCCTTCTTCCGTAGACAGCGAGTATTCATTTAACAGGGCATCAACCCCCCCGTGACCGGCTTGCTCGCGACGAATCTGCAAGACCATTTTTCTGGCGCGTTCCCAAGCCCGGCTGCGGGCGCGCATGCTCACTTCAGCATGCGGAAGAATTAAGTCAACCGCTTGGCTTTCATCAATGCGGTAAAACTCGCGAATTTTTTGTCGAATGGGGTCATCATTTTTAAGTTGATCGTTGAATAACATAAAACCTCGCTCCGAAGCCGGATACTCTAGTGTAAAACTTTCAGCGACATGCTTTTCTGAGGGCGCAACGATACCCGTTTCTTGTCCTCAAGACTAGCTTAAAATGTCAACATTATAGTCATCATGGCTATAAGAGAATGTGGGATCAAATCGACAAGGTTGTTGCAGCTGGTTATGCGTCAACTTCGGCTGATAAAAAGCGACCCTCAAGGTTTGAGGAATGTCTTTTAAGTACTTGATTTAAATGCGATATTGCCTACGGACTTGGCATGCTTGATGAAAGGGGACTCAGCTTACGAGATTCTGGTACGACCAGAAGTGTTTCGCAATTAAGTCAGTGATTTTTAATGTCGTATCTCGAGTTCTTTTCGAAATTATCTAGTCAAACTAGCGCGACGTCTTTTTCAGCCCGAAGAGAACCTCTTAAAGGGCGTTCATTTTATGTGGGAGAACCGAAAAAGAAGTAACGCCTTATTGCTATAAATTCGTGACTTTTTATGGGTAAATGCTCTGAGAAAAAGTCGCCAGTAAGCACTGGATAGCCGTATAATCTTTAGGTACCTAAAGAAAGGTTTAAGTTTTAATAGGTTTGCTTAATCTTGTGTAAGTATCAGATTTGGTGAAAATGCTAAGTTTGACTGTTGTTACCCGATTCGAGGCGGTGCTATTGAAACCTGCGGAGATAGTACGATTAAAACCTACGGAGTAGGGAGTGTTAAAACCTACGAAGACAGCGCTGCCAAAACCAGCGATGAATGGGAAAGGATTTTTTGTGATGATTTTAATTAACGGCCATGGGTGGCAAAACTATCAAGAAAACCCTCTAAAAAGGGATGTTTCTAAACTAGAGTCGTTAAAAAAAGTACGGCTAAAAAGAGCACGGCTAAAAAAAATAAAGCAGTGGCTCATTGGCCTTTTGGTCTTAAGCACGAGCTTGCTTTTAATAAGCTGTGACTCGAGCAATACGCCGATCGAAGAATTGGCGCGCTTTAGTATTGGCGTTACCGATGCGCCGACGGACAATGCGGCTGCCGTTGTCATTGAGTTTACGGCGCTTGAGCTTAAGCCAGCAAATGGCCCTCCGATCACTTACCCTCTTGATTCCCCTCGAAGTATTGACCTACTCAACTTTCAAGGCAGTAATTCCGCTCAGTTATTTTCTGGGTTGGTTATACCGCCTGGCGAATACCAATGGTTACGCTTGAAAGTTAATGCAGAACAACAAGTACTTGACTCGTATATTGAGTTTACCGGTGGCGAAATCTTTTCACTGTTTATTCCCAGCGGAGGAACTCGCGGTTTACAGTGGAATCAAGGGTTCGTCGCGCCGGCCAATGGAAGCGTCGATTTTACCTTAGATTTAGACGTTAAACAGTCGATTCATCCGCGTGGAAATGCCAGTGACGATTTTATACTTCGCCCGGTTATTCGTGTGGTTGATAATCTTCAAATTGGTCATATTTCGGGGATTGTAGAGGCCGCCTTGTTGAATGGCCCTTCTTGCGGAGAGTCGGTATCGATGTATTTATTCTCTGCCGATCAAGCTGTTGATGACATCGGCAGTGCCAGTGGTCCAGAAACGACGGCGTTGGTAAAAATGAATCTTCAGGGTGACTGGAGTTATACATTGGGCTTTCTATTGCCTGGGAATTATCAGGTCGCGTTAACCTGCCAAAGCGCTAATGACTTTCCCGATCAAGACGATGATATTAACTTTCTAGCGACCCAGTTGATCACAGTGACCGCGGGAGAAACAACGGAATTAAACTTCTGAGTTTGGAACCGGGCTTAACTCGATGCTAACCGCATCAATGCCTCTCAACCTTGAGAGAGTCATTCGGTCGTAGAAAGCGTAAAAAATGTTTGCGATTACTGCAGACTCTCGTATACTCCGCCTGCACGGCGTGCACGACTATTGCCAGTCCAATTCGTACGGCCACGAGTCAATTGTTAACCCTAAGTCACCTGTGTATTCAAGTCGTATTCGTTTGTTCTCAGTGTGGCTGCAATTTACTTGGTGGCGAATGACCATGACCGTTATACCTCTTTTTGCGCCCGCTGCGCAAAGCCATGAGCAAGCAACTTTTCAAGCGATTTCCGATGATCTCATAGCGCAGGGCTTTAGCATTCAATTAAATGCGATTAGCCATGAGTTAGGTGAACAGTTACTCCATCACCTTTTGAACATGAGTAAACAGAAGTTTTCGCCGGCAGGTATTGGTCGGGAGAGCGCTCAACAGCTTAACCGCTTTGTTCGTAGTGACGAGATATGTTGGATTAATGGTGACACGCCTGCGGGACGCGAATGGTTAGAGTTTGCGTCTCGACTGAAAGACTTCCTGAATCAACAACTTTTTCTAGGGCTATTTTCTTTCGAAACCCACTTTGCTCATTACGGAGAAGGGGACTTTTATAAAAAGCATCGAGATGCTTTTCATGGCCAAGCCAACCGAGTTTTGTCGGTAGTGTTATATTTAAATCCTGGTTGGCAAAGTCAGGACGGTGGCGAGTTGGTGATCTATGACGATGAGGATCAACAACTTGCAAAAGTACTCCCGAGTTTTGCCACCATGGCGGTTTTTTTAAGTGAAGAATTTCCTCATGAAGTACTACCCGCGCATCGTGATCGTTACTCTATTGCTGGATGGTTTCGCTTGAATACCACAACAGGAGATAAAATCGATCCCCCACGATAACGCAAACGAATGAGTCAACGCGTCGTGAGTCAACGCGTCGTGAGTCAACAGACATCCGGTTGCCAAAGCGCGTTTTTTCGTAGAGTCTAAGTGAGAAATATTGTAGAGTGGTCATTGAAATTTGCCGTAGAAGCCTGTTTTGACCG from Pleionea litopenaei includes:
- a CDS encoding DUF4382 domain-containing protein; this encodes MLKPTKTALPKPAMNGKGFFVMILINGHGWQNYQENPLKRDVSKLESLKKVRLKRARLKKIKQWLIGLLVLSTSLLLISCDSSNTPIEELARFSIGVTDAPTDNAAAVVIEFTALELKPANGPPITYPLDSPRSIDLLNFQGSNSAQLFSGLVIPPGEYQWLRLKVNAEQQVLDSYIEFTGGEIFSLFIPSGGTRGLQWNQGFVAPANGSVDFTLDLDVKQSIHPRGNASDDFILRPVIRVVDNLQIGHISGIVEAALLNGPSCGESVSMYLFSADQAVDDIGSASGPETTALVKMNLQGDWSYTLGFLLPGNYQVALTCQSANDFPDQDDDINFLATQLITVTAGETTELNF
- a CDS encoding 2OG-Fe(II) oxygenase, translated to MFAITADSRILRLHGVHDYCQSNSYGHESIVNPKSPVYSSRIRLFSVWLQFTWWRMTMTVIPLFAPAAQSHEQATFQAISDDLIAQGFSIQLNAISHELGEQLLHHLLNMSKQKFSPAGIGRESAQQLNRFVRSDEICWINGDTPAGREWLEFASRLKDFLNQQLFLGLFSFETHFAHYGEGDFYKKHRDAFHGQANRVLSVVLYLNPGWQSQDGGELVIYDDEDQQLAKVLPSFATMAVFLSEEFPHEVLPAHRDRYSIAGWFRLNTTTGDKIDPPR